A window of Panicum virgatum strain AP13 chromosome 8K, P.virgatum_v5, whole genome shotgun sequence contains these coding sequences:
- the LOC120643723 gene encoding sec1 family domain-containing protein MIP3-like isoform X1 has translation MPSLLRRAGGNDRSAAQSAAGTRERQQLRVPAPHLPHLGGRHGVRGSDCRLPRLHTPDADVDSGIEAFQFIGEFHLLLELGSRAMCSLEIASRDALWHSRFSHPLRKVVLLTSLLSDAHWYILRCLGNHGTVSHCTVLTAISEFGHSASQHTLILHLGQMLDITRSGP, from the exons ATGCCCAGCCTCCTCCGACGAGCCGGGGGCAACGACCGCAGCGCAGCTCAGTCGGCGGCTGGAACGAGGGAGAGGCAGCA GCTTAGGGTGCCGGCTCCTCATCTCCCCCACCTAGGAGGGCGCCATGGAGTCCGTGGATCTGATTGCCGCCTGCCTCGACTCCATACGCCAG ATGCAGATGTTGATTCGGGTATTGAGGCGTTTCAGTTCATAGGAGAGTTTCATCTGCTTCTCGAGCTTGGTTCTCGTGCTATGTGCAGCTTGGAGATTGCATCGCGTGATGCT CTTTGGCACTCAAGATTTTCTCATCCATTAAGGAAGGTTGTATTGCTTACATCCCTCCTTAGTGATGCACATTGGTATATTCTGCGATGCCTGGGCAACCATGGAACTGTTTCACATTGTACTGTGCTGACAGCTATTTCTGAG TTTGGCCACTCAGCAAGTCAGCATACGTTGATTCTCCACTTGGGGCAGATGCTTGACATTACTCGTTCCGGACCATGA
- the LOC120643723 gene encoding sec1 family domain-containing protein MIP3-like isoform X2, whose protein sequence is MESVDLIAACLDSIRQIGDEIADADVDSGIEAFQFIGEFHLLLELGSRAMCSLEIASRDALWHSRFSHPLRKVVLLTSLLSDAHWYILRCLGNHGTVSHCTVLTAISEFGHSASQHTLILHLGQMLDITRSGP, encoded by the exons ATGGAGTCCGTGGATCTGATTGCCGCCTGCCTCGACTCCATACGCCAG ATTGGAGACGAGATTGCAGATGCAGATGTTGATTCGGGTATTGAGGCGTTTCAGTTCATAGGAGAGTTTCATCTGCTTCTCGAGCTTGGTTCTCGTGCTATGTGCAGCTTGGAGATTGCATCGCGTGATGCT CTTTGGCACTCAAGATTTTCTCATCCATTAAGGAAGGTTGTATTGCTTACATCCCTCCTTAGTGATGCACATTGGTATATTCTGCGATGCCTGGGCAACCATGGAACTGTTTCACATTGTACTGTGCTGACAGCTATTTCTGAG TTTGGCCACTCAGCAAGTCAGCATACGTTGATTCTCCACTTGGGGCAGATGCTTGACATTACTCGTTCCGGACCATGA
- the LOC120643723 gene encoding sec1 family domain-containing protein MIP3-like isoform X3 — MLTECSMFGLSELKQLWHSRFSHPLRKVVLLTSLLSDAHWYILRCLGNHGTVSHCTVLTAISEFGHSASQHTLILHLGQMLDITRSGP; from the exons ATGCT AACTGAATGCAGCATGTTTGGTCTGTCAGAGCTCAAGCAG CTTTGGCACTCAAGATTTTCTCATCCATTAAGGAAGGTTGTATTGCTTACATCCCTCCTTAGTGATGCACATTGGTATATTCTGCGATGCCTGGGCAACCATGGAACTGTTTCACATTGTACTGTGCTGACAGCTATTTCTGAG TTTGGCCACTCAGCAAGTCAGCATACGTTGATTCTCCACTTGGGGCAGATGCTTGACATTACTCGTTCCGGACCATGA